The genomic stretch CAGCTTCGCTGACATCCAGACAAGTGTCTGAGGCTAGCAAAGTATCAGGAACCGTGGCAGGATTCTCAGTAGCAAAAGCTTGCTCACGGTCCGACGGGCCCCCTGCATCGGTCTGATTCGCAGGAGAAAAGTCTTCCGATATCCAAGAGCTGTTGCTATCCACAGTTGGCTCTGGGTGAGTGACACAGGTATCAGTTCCCACGTTTTCAAGCACTGGGATTGTTCTGTCAGTGGGTTCCAAAATTGGTGCTGTATCTGGGTTGGCTCCCTTTGCTGACGCTTTTAAACCTGTAACGTtctcacatttgtttatttcGGAAGGTTCAGGAGAACCTTTGTGAGATGCAGGTTGAGATGAGTCATTTGTGTTTGCCGGCTCGCTGATTCGAGGCAGCAGAATTGCGTTTTCAGAAGATAGTTCCGAAGTATACGGGACAAATTCCTGTGCCGGCTCCTGACTGGGTTCTTCATCTCTCTCTGGCTCGGTGGGATAGAACTCACTGGATTCCCCTTCAGGCCCCATCCCAGCACTGACGTGCTGCTTCGTCTCTGGCTTTGCTTCATAATCATGACATACATCAGGGCTGTTGGAAGCCTGGGAATTGCTGTCGTGGTCACAGTGAGTCAGTATATCAGGATTCTCACCATCTGTCTTCACACCGAAGGGTTGTCTCACATCCATCCACAAGTCGGGCGAAGCTGAGGCCAGTTGCCCACCCTCTTGGAAGTTGCCGTGTAAAATATCTGGAACAAACGCACCTTGGGGGCCCTCACTAGGTGTAGAGTCGTCCCGTTCAGAGCCTGACTTCTTTGTCAACTGGGTGGAAGAACTGACAGCAGGGAAATCTTCAGGTGCAATGCTTGAATCTGTCATTTCAGCGGGGTGTGATTTTTCTTCTCCCCACCAATTTGTTTCTTGCCACTCAGGAGTTGATACGTTAGGTAGAATGCATCCATCTTCATCTGTGTGAGTAAATGTTGGGTCTGGCTGGTTGCGGGCAGACAGCACCGTATTCTGACACTGCTCTTGGGTAGGTATTTCAGAGGTGAGTTTGTCACTGGCAGAAGACACGGTCTGTTCTCTGGAATCCTTGTCTTTCATTTGGTCCGGTGTTACAGGCTGGCTAAGCTGACCAGCTTCTGGGTCCGGTTGCCGTGGTTGAATGTTCCAAAGTTGCTCGTGGGCATTCTCGCCATGAGTATCCAGAAAGTGTGACTCGTGTTTATCACCGAAAGGATCGGCACAGTGCGTTTCCAGGGATTCAGTATCACCCTGAATGGGTACTCCCCAGGGACCCACGTGTTGGCGTGGTGAGGAATTCACCTCTAGCACAGCACTTGAGTTAGATAATTCCCCTTCAAATGCCCTCTCAGTTGGTCGCCCTTCCGGTAGGGAGGCGTTCCACCACTCCGTGCTCTCAGCGGAGAAGCCAGCCATTTCCAAATCAGaataattttcattctttagTTCAGCTTTGGGAGGTATTTGCCATATGACATCTCTCGTCCTCCCTGTTTCTGGAGAAGACCTCGTCTCCCTCTCCACTGCTGTAACCTGTATTTCAGTCTCCTTTAGTGGCAAGAAATTCCCATGATCAGGGCTGCTTTGTTGATTGTCACAGAATGGGTTTGACTTATTCTCATTCTCTGCTGGTTCTGGACTGCCTGTATAGGCAGAACATTCCTCAGACTTGGGATCAGCTGTGGCCAAGGCCTTACTAGATTCATTCAATGGATCCCAAGCTCTGAGTTCACTCTGAGCAACCTGGCAAGTGGCTGAACGGATCTCTTTCTCCAGTGACTCTCCATCGCCTACACTATCATCATCAGAACCTGAGCTTGTTGAAATGGATTTGGCGTCCTCTTGCTGTACAGTTTCAGGAATATCACATTCACTTTTTTCCTGATGGCTAACCACTTGATTTCTTTCCTGATATACATCTAAATATTCAGAATATTTGCCTGTCTCAGGGCTagacaaagaggaaaaggaatcCCCATCTATTGAGTCATTCCAAATCTCTAAATATTTAGCAACATTGTGATCTAAGCTCTTTTCAAACTTGTCCATTCTGATTTTCTCCAAACCCTTCATTTCGGGAATTACTTCTACTTGACCATCAGTAGTAATTAGTTCAGATTCTTGGCCATTCTGCGTACTCCAATCATCTTGGTTTTCCTTCTGAGGCCCAGTGTCGGGGCCTTGGTCCCAGGAAGGCAATGCAGCCGAAGAGTCGTTTAGGTCAGGACTGGATGCACTTGAATGTGTATAGTCACTAGAAATACTGTCTCTGTCATCATTTCCTGATAAATTGGCTCCTGGAGGGCTGTTTTCAGTATTCTTAACTTCGAGATTCTTAGTTATCTCAGAACTTGTGCAGTTGACCTGCACATCACTGTCTTTAGGGCCATCCCAAAGGTCAAGTCCTTGGGGACATCCATAAGGTAGGTCTTGGTTCATTCTCTCCGGCTCCAGAATGTTACGTTCCTCAGCTTCCTCCACATCCATTTCAGGTAGAGATACACTTCTTGTGGAATTCAGCCCACCTGAAATTTCAGTAGTTTCACCTGGATTTCTGTGACTCGTGAGGTGCTCTTCACAGGTCTCTTTTGCCTGCAGGTGATCTGTGGACACCTCTGTTTGCACATCACAGGGGTCTGGAGTGTAAGACCCCTTCTCATGCTCTAATACCTCCTGGGGTTCCTCCGTTTGAGGACTGGAAGTGACTGAAAGAGAGCTGATTTTGCCTGATTCATTGGAGATTTCTGGATGATCAGATGCAGCTGGGGAAGGGCATTCCTGGCCACCTTGCCCTTTTCCAGGAGCCCCTGAGCATCCATCCATCAGCTCCTCCTTACTGGGGCACTCCCTACCAGCGGCTCCATGGGATTCCATCTCACTTTCCTTTTGTCCATAACTGGGACCCCTCCAGGGATCTGAGCATGCAAAATGCCTTGAATTCTCAAGTCTGGTCATCAAATATGCCATATCACTTGGTGGGGTTCTCCTGCACGTGTCCTGCTTCTCAGGACCAAGTGTTTCTGACTCACTGGCTCCAGAGGCTTCCAGCATGTCTGGGATGTGACTGTCCTGAATTTTTTCTAATGAGCTGGACGTTTCAGGAGGTGATTTGCTTTGTTCTGGATCTGTAACATACGATGGGCCGGGTAACATTAATGATGACATGGCGTTATCTCTCATAACGGAATCCCAAATACTATTCGCGATCAGCTGCCcgcttttttcattcagcatgtGATATTCGTTGGGAGCAGTGTCCAAGCTGTGCTCAGAAGAGGCAGGGAGTTCCCAATCTACCTGATTTGCTTCCTGAAACTCCACGCTCCAGGGTTCTACCTGTCTCACTGAAAATCGGGTTTCGGGTTCGGAACCTTCAGCCACGTACCCTTGTGCCTGACCTTCACCGGTGATGGCCACAGCTGCACTGCAGTCATCCCAGTCCAAGTCGTTGTCCATATCCGAGATGGTCGCGGTAGACTGAGTGTCCTCCAGAATCACTCTGTTCCACAAGTCGAGATTGTCGGGGGCCGCCTGGCAGGAGCTGGCGCTGCTGTGCAGAAGTGTGAGCTGCCGGTTTGTTTCATTGTACAGCTGCATCATGCTGGGGTCATCGTAGCTGGACTGGCTGCTTTCCCCAATGTCATCCTCCACGGAGGTGTTCTGATCATCGGTGGGCTCTGCTTGGAGTAAATCTTTATCTGGGCTGTGAGGGGCATTTATTTCAGGGCTACCATCTGCGTGAGGTGAAGCCCACATTTTCAGGTTCCCAGGACCTGAACTAATTCTATTTCTAGGTGGCTGCTTTGGGGACTGAGGAGGCATGTCAGCATCCCCTGAGGTACAGTTAGCATCTTGGGACTCGAAACCTGCCTCTTTAGCAAATGGCTTGTCTCTGGTTTCTTTTTCGTCTCCAGCAAATGTTGGTGAAGTACAAGAGTCAGAGGTGGAGTAGTTGGTATCTAAGGGGGATGGCACCGAATCTTCCCCTACGTTGGAGGCGCTGTAATCGGAACATTTATAGGCTAAGAAGGAATCTTCCCAAGGTGCTAGGACCTCTGACCCTCCTTTCTTGTTACCGTCCTCAAAAAGGTTCCAGGAATCTCCATTTTCGTACACCTTCCCCCTAAGTTTTGCATCCACGAAACCATTCTGATCATCCTTTACTGGCTTAGAACTATTCCATGCATGATCCAGATCAGATCTGGGATTTCCAGATACGAGAACATCATCCCCGGAGTCGTGGTTCTTCTTGCCCCAGATCTCTGGAACTGCTTCACTGTTTGCATCACTGGGCGAACTGTCTATGAGGTCTtctgaagggaaagaaaacccGCTTTTTGCCATGGCCCACTCGTTTGGGTCCCTCACAGAGGGTGTCTCACCACTCATCGGGCGCAGATTCCAGGTATTTTTCAAAGCTTCGGCGTCATCTTCTTTAGCAAATGCTCTCCAGGCTGGGAAGGACGCTGCAGCAGCTGGTTCCCCGTCACCCGTGGGATTTCCCCATGGCTCAGGCATGGCTGTGGGTGAGCGATCAGAACGCCACAGAGCAGCAAAGTCTTCTATCAGGTGGTTTGTTCCCTGaggaaaagcatttggcaaatgCGAGTTTTCAGGGGACATATCCTGAAACTGCAAGTTTTTCTCATTTTGGTCTTGAATATTATTGCTGCCCAGCCCAGGCTGACCAAATTCTGACTCCCAGGGACTTGACTTTGGGAAATCAAGAGTCTTGGGTTGAAATATAGAATCTGAGGCTCTCCTATCAACTGAGCGTGGCTTATGATCTTTCCATGACTCGGGGCTCTGGAAGACAGATTCCTGTCCACTGGAACTCCAGGCATCTGCAGTGTTTCTGGACTCAATTTCCAAACCACCCCACCAGCTGCTGCACCGTGCCTGGGCTGGAGGTGGCCCAGTGTGACCCGTGTTGACTGTTTTGGGGGTCGTATCTTCTGAAGAGAGTAGAGCTGGTTCTTCAGTGGATGGTGAGGTCTCCACAAAGCTATTCATAGGTGTTGGTGGGACCCTCCTTCCAACATTTTTCAGACTTTCTGGTGAAGGAGATCCATCTTCCACGAACCCTGTCAGGCTCAAATTTCTTTCAGAATTATCACGGGGACTTTCTTGTCTCTGGACAAACTCCTCATCAAATTCCACAAGGCTATCTTTGCCAGTCCCTGACAAAAGAGAACTGGATGAATAATTCGACACGTCCATCCCTATCTCATCAAGCCTTTTAGGCCCCGTGGCGAGCTGTCCTTCTGATGAATCGCTGTTGGGGAAGAAGTCATCTGTTGGGGAGTAGTCTGCAGAATGGGAAGATGGCTGGGACTGCCCAGAAACCATGGGTGCTGGGTCAAAGCTGAAAAGGTCAAAGGATTCACTGTGTTCTCCAGATGGGGCGTGCTCCTCCGCTACTGCCCCTTCAGGGATGGGACTGTAGGAGTCAAATCCTGGGAGGAGGCTGTGGTGAGGCCCAGCACCTTCTCCCACTGGACTGTCATCACTGAGGAAAACTGAGCTCTCCTTGGACGAGCGGCTGCTCCTAATGGTGGCCAACCCGCTATCCGGGCTAACGAGGTCCACGTTGACATCCACCTGGGCCTGGTTAGAATCGCTGAGATCGGGAGGGTTTTCCATGAAATTCACGGAGCTGGGCTGTGGCTCTATGTCAGAACCATACAACTCCATAATCCCGGAAGACCCCTGGGAGAGCGGGGCGCTGCCTGCCACCGCTTCTGTGGAGGATGTCCGGCTGTTAGAGGCCATCTCTGGACACCTCCTATTGATGACTTCCTTGACCAGGAGAACCACGTGATCATACGTCACTGAAGGGTTCTCCTGCTGATACACCAGAATCTCGTCACAGCCACATTCAAAGGGCTCCAGCTCCAGGCGAGGGTTCTGGCACTCTTCCAGTTCACAGCAAATCTGTCGGGGAGGCACAGGGATTTGTGTGAGCACTCAGGCTCTCTTAGCTCTTTGCAATttgtctttcttaattttttgtaaTGTAAAATTAATCTGTGTTCATCCGTctagaaagaagacagagaactGAGAATTGTATAACATAAAATATGGAAAGTCCCACTTAATCTACCACCAATGCTTTCTTTAATCCTACCAAATTGGCTTTTTGTTGAACCCAAAATCATATAAAACCTTTCCTCAGTGTAACTTAATACCGTCTTCCAACAGGAGTAAAATTCAGCTTTGCAAAAGCGAGAGATAATGCTGGTTGCTGACAAAACTAGGGGAAAAGTATTGGAATAAGGGAAAATGGGGCAGAAGGAAGGCTCTTGTTGGTAGCAGGCAGCCAGGACCTGCTTTAACCTCTGAAAGCCTCAGAAGGCAAAGGAGAACGTAGGAAAGAGAAAGCAGCTACCAGGGGCAGCTTTCTCAATGGCACTCAGGCCCCAACTGTCTCTTCCTGCCCCAGGAAGCATCTACATGGGGCCCAGGACAGACGAAGCTGCCTTGGAAGGCAGGGAGATGTGTGATGGCCAGTGTAAGGCCAAAACTGGGCTGTAGCTCTAGGATTTTTTTAGGCAATGTTGAAGATATTTTGCACACTGGGCATTTGAAATGGCCCCTTAGGACTAGTGGaggtaataataacaacaacagcgaCAATAGTAGTAAACTACAGAGCTCACatagatagtaataataataattaacatttattgaatgctttcatatgccaggcaccgttctaagggttttatgtgcattatctcccttaatcctcacaataattctACAAGGTAGGAACTTTTTATCCCCATATTTTCAGTGAGGAAATAGAGAGACAGGAAGCTTAAATAACTTGACCAACaacacacagctaacaagtgATGGAGCCACATTTTGAACTCAGGCAGTCCAGCTGCAAAGGCTGACCCTTGACCAACTGGGACCACATGGCCAAAGAAGGATTCCTCTAGAGCAGTCTTGACTTTGTGTTGCTCAAGATTTCAAGGAGATGTCTCTTGGGAAAATGGGTGgggagggttggggtgggggccgAGGAGAGTCAGGGTGGAGTCAACTCAAGGGCTTCTAACCCCTTCATCCACTCTTCTACTTCTGTCTGTTTTAGATTAACTAATTTCTAGATTGATTTGCTACAAAAAGtgatttgaaaaccactgtacTGGAGGCTTAGGAGACCTAAGTCCTGTCCCTAGGAAACCAGTGACCAAAGATAAAATTCAGCTTTGAAACTCAGTGCAGAGCAAAGCACTAAAAAAGCCACAGGCCGGTGATGCGATTCACAGATGTATGTGGGTCAGAAGGGTACCAAAAGCACCTGCAGCCGGAGAAGGGGGCTCATTCATATCTGGACTTGAGAGGGCACAGAGAGGCTGGAGAATGACTTCAGTCATATATCAAGAAATGGACCTCTTGGGGGACAGAAAGTGAGGATGTCAAAGAAGGGAGTTGAGACTTTACCTCTAGCCACCTGTGGGTAGATCAGTGGTCTAATCCATTAGTGAGGAAAGATAAGTGATGAAACCGTTCTATGTCCATGTCATCCATATTATAATGAattacatatgttctcatattaGTTATTAAATACACCCGCTTTGGTATACCCACTGCcctattttcattaattttgtctatttcttttctttcttttttgcggtatgcaggcctctcaccgttgtggcctctcccgttgcagagcacaggctccggacgcgcagggtcagcggccatggctcacgggcccagccgctccgcggcatgtgggatcttcccggaccggggcacgaacccgtgtcccctgcatcggcaggcggactctcaaccactgtgccaccagggaagcccaattttgtcTATTTCTTATATTTCCAAAGCCTTGGGTTAAATGACTCTGTTCTCAACCAAAAAGATCTGACTGATTACCCAATCAGAATTTTAGTACCTGGAGAAAAacgtggttttttgttttttttttttttaacatatatgaaTGTTTTTCTCAAGACATATCCAAGGTGTCAGCGTGGTTGTGGTCAAAAAACTAACTTGGATTAAAGCTTCAGAGCACAGTTACTAAACACTGGACACCAAACAGATGTTTAGTCAGGGACTAAACTTTGTTATCACCAGGTAGCAGCCCTCAAGGAAAACGGTACCCAAAGGAGGACTAGCCCTTATTGGGTAAAAAGAGATATGATCTTTCTCTTTATGAATTCAGCCTAGAAACGAAACGGTTATGGGGCTCTTTTAAATGCCCCTATGTGGGGTGAAGggaatcaaaaggtacaaacttctagttataaaataaacaagtcatgGAGATGTCATGTACCGCATGgagactatagttaataatactgtactgcggacctgaaagctgctaagagagtggaGAGTAGTCCCCATCACAAGAAAAACCCTGTCattatgtatggtgatggatgctaactggacttattgt from Phocoena phocoena chromosome 6, mPhoPho1.1, whole genome shotgun sequence encodes the following:
- the PRUNE2 gene encoding LOW QUALITY PROTEIN: protein prune homolog 2 (The sequence of the model RefSeq protein was modified relative to this genomic sequence to represent the inferred CDS: substituted 1 base at 1 genomic stop codon), which produces MLASEDKTLESAVVKVINPVEQDDAGFEYRESSSSLVVKEILQEAPELITEQLAHLLRGSILFKWMAMEPKKISEKQEEILSILEEKFPRLPPRDDIISVLQETQFSAQGLSIEQTMLKNLKELSDGEIKVAISSVNMTLEDCTFHSSITSDLKAFSDKFGFDVLILLANYLSEEQQPRRQIAVYSENLELCSQICCELEECQNPRLELEPFECGCDEILVYQQENPSVTYDHVVLLVKEVINRRCPEMASNSRTSSTEAVAGSAPLSQGSSGIMELYGSDIEPQPSSVNFMENPPDLSDSNQAQVDVNVDLVSPDSGLATIRSSRSSKESSVFLSDDSPVGEGAGPHHSLLPGFDSYSPIPEGAVAEEHAPSGEHSESFDLFSFDPAPMVSGQSQPSSHSADYSPTDDFFPNSDSSEGQLATGPKRLDEIGMDVSNYSSSSLLSGTGKDSLVEFDEEFVQRQESPRDNSERNLSLTGFVEDGSPSPESLKNVGRRVPPTPMNSFVETSPSTEEPALLSSEDTTPKTVNTGHTGPPPAQARCSSWWGGLEIESRNTADAWSSSGQESVFQSPESWKDHKPRSVDRRASDSIFQPKTLDFPKSSPWESEFGQPGLGSNNIQDQNEKNLQFQDMSPENSHLPNAFPQGTNHLIEDFAALWRSDRSPTAMPEPWGNPTGDGEPAAAASFPAWRAFAKEDDAEALKNTWNLRPMSGETPSVRDPNEWAMAKSGFSFPSEDLIDSSPSDANSEAVPEIWGKKNHDSGDDVLVSGNPRSDLDHAWNSSKPVKDDQNGFVDAKLRGKVYENGDSWNLFEDGNKKGGSEVLAPWEDSFLAYKCSDYSASNVGEDSVPSPLDTNYSTSDSCTSPTFAGDEKETRDKPFAKEAGFESQDANCTSGDADMPPQSPKQPPRNRISSGPGNLKMWASPHADGSPEINAPHSPDKDLLQAEPTDDQNTSVEDDIGESSQSSYDDPSMMQLYNETNRQLTLLHSSASSCQAAPDNLDLWNRVILEDTQSTATISDMDNDLDWDDCSAAVAITGEGQAQGYVAEGSEPETRFSVRQVEPWSVEFQEANQVDWELPASSEHSLDTAPNEYHMLNEKSGQLIANSIWDSVMRDNAMSSLMLPGPSYVTDPEQSKSPPETSSSLEKIQDSHIPDMLEASGASESETLGPEKQDTCRRTPPSDMAYLMTRLENSRHFACSDPWRGPSYGQKESEMESHGAAGRECPSKEELMDGCSGAPGKGQGGQECPSPAASDHPEISNESGKISSLSVTSSPQTEEPQEVLEHEKGSYTPDPCDVQTEVSTDHLQAKETCEEHLTSHRNPGETTEISGGLNSTRSVSLPEMDVEEAEERNILEPERMNQDLPYGCPQGLDLWDGPKDSDVQVNCTSSEITKNLEVKNTENSPPGANLSGNDDRDSISSDYTHSSASSPDLNDSSAALPSWDQGPDTGPQKENQDDWSTQNGQESELITTDGQVEVIPEMKGLEKIRMDKFEKSLDHNVAKYLEIWNDSIDGDSFSSLSSPETGKYSEYLDVYQERNQVVSHQEKSECDIPETVQQEDAKSISTSSGSDDDSVGDGESLEKEIRSATCQVAQSELRAWDPLNESSKALATADPKSEECSAYTGSPEPAENENKSNPFCDNQQSSPDHGNFLPLKETEIQVTAVERETRSSPETGRTRDVIWQIPPKAELKNENYSDLEMAGFSAESTEWWNASLPEGRPTERAFEGELSNSSAVLEVNSSPRQHVGPWGVPIQGDTESLETHCADPFGDKHESHFLDTHGENAHEQLWNIQPRQPDPEAGQLSQPVTPDQMKDKDSREQTVSSASDKLTSEIPTQEQCQNTVLSARNQPDPTFTHTDEDGCILPNVSTPEWQETNWWGEEKSHPAEMTDSSIAPEDFPAVSSSTQLTKKSGSERDDSTPSEGPQGAFVPDILHGNFQEGGQLASASPDLWMDVRQPFGVKTDGENPDILTHCDHDSNSQASNSPDVCHDYEAKPETKQHVSAGMGPEGESSEFYPTEPERDEEPSQEPAQEFVPYTSELSSENAILLPRISEPANTNDSSQPASHKGSPEPSEINKCENVTGLKASAKGANPDTAPILEPTDRTIPVLENVGTDTCVTHPEPTVDSNSSWISEDFSPANQTDAGGPSDREQAFATENPATVPDTLLASDTCLDVSEAAFDHSFGDASGLNTSTGTTDDVSKLTLSEGNPEMPFDGEAGKQDICSSEASWGDSEYEVVGQNIDEDLMKEPEHFVYGGDPPLEDALKQELAPYTPPFDLSYLTEPTPGVETTEEAGTPENEELLGSEAAEILLASLPAERNKENHAEATNRQPECQLVALHVHEDPESVSLPVGVDANIELSPSNVDWEVETDHSDSPAGGDIGPPNGASKGILELEEENIIPTQEPEHIKSEYGEERCTEKNEDRHALHMDYILVKHEENSPPEPEACEAREITSELEEFHIDSEETGLPGTQLACFPDTHHPASLNESIHLSAERMSSKDAKRSSFESPRQDQSWMVLGCSEVGDASSETRDSGPGWSGKAVEPASDHSLGKGPQMQILGEMKPLESSALEEASGLDSQSWKSISQGRTGPDTVMLQAVTHDSEWEMLSPQSSQKNIIPDTEMEEETEFLEPRTRKPRTKGLLLEDVGMDIPFEEGMLSPSATDMRPEPPNSLDLNGSHPQRIKLTAPNINLSLDQSEGSVLSDDNLDSPDEIDINVDELDTPDEADSFEYTGHEDHTANKDSGQESESIPEYTAEEEREDNRLWRTVVIGEQEQRIDMKVIEPYRRVISHGGYYGDGLNAIIVFAACFLPDSSRADYHYVMENLFLYVISTLELMVAEDYMIVYLNGATPRRRMPGLGWMKKCYQMIDRRLRKNLKSFIIVHPSWFIRTILALTRPFISSKFSSKIKYVSSLSELSGLIPMDCIHIPESIIKLDEELREASEAAKTSCLYNDPEMSSTEKEXEITINNSCVVTYYVAHAHSVEDVKRDEGQSG